The sequence TACTAATAGTTTATCAGTGTAATATTATGTGTCAGAGGGAGCGATAAGCTACTTTTGGATGGAGCTAAAATGGACTTTTCCAACAGACAGATGGGTATCCTGCTTTCTGGAAACAAGTCAAGAAAGGAGTCGGGTGTTACCGCATCCTTGTTTCTCTTCCTGCCGACTAAAAGTGATATTAGACATCCCAACTGCTCTGAGATTATTTGAGCTGTGTGACACATTCGTCCCTCCAGCTTGCTGCCTGCAGCCACAACTTTATCTAAGTGGCTCAAGCTAACTCTCTACAGCCCCTCTGGCTCCAAGACCAAAGAGATATTTGCTGCAAATACTGAGTGGACCATATGTAATCATGCACTGCTGCTCCACTCATGTGGGAAGAACAATAACTAGCCCCCACAAAATGCTACAAACATGCTCGATTGCAGGAAAGCACTTTCAGAATGGTCATTCAGAAATGCTGACAGCTCAGCGCCTGTCACATGACATTTTCCTCACACGTGTCAACTGGGAGGTGTTACTTAGGTTCATCGACCTTAGCGCTCACTAGGAGGCAAGGCTGTCAGACATATGATGCAGTGCCGACAAATGCTGACATGAAATGTATGTTTGGTCTGAAGTAACCTCTTTGTCTCAGCAGTGAAAGCAAGGCAGCAGCAATGATGCCCCCTCTTGACTCAAATATAGTCTGATAGGCAATCAGAGGTTTAACCTCTAGCTCATCACCCACTGTGATGTTTTCTGGGCTCAGCTGTGCTCCGAGACACATTTGACACAGCAGGAGGGCCCAGGAAATGCTCGGTAGACTAGCTAATTAACATATTGATGATGGCTTGAAACAATGGTGATAATTGGCCTTGATTTCAATGATTGACATGAATGTCTTTATACCTTTTTCCATCCTAATGTTCTCTCACTCACACCGTCGTAAACTGTCATGAAAAATTACATGCTGATGAGTTTTTGTCAGTAAAGTATTTTCTGTTGGTTCAAAGGTGGAAACACATTTACAGGTTTTatggtttaaatgttttttatttaaagaggGTGTTACATAGATTTGAACAGCAATCAAAAGAAATCGTacttttttccaaatccccaTGATGCAACTGTATTGTAAAGCCATGAGAAGATTTGAGGACTCTTTCAGTATTCTTAATACAAAACTCTGAGCTGTTAGTCATAGCAACTAGTTCCTTGTTCAGTAGGAACAGATTATGTTTTTCAGGATGTAAATCTATTTTTCACTGTATATCATAACAATTAAACTttcagtgctgtctgtgtgtttatgtacttTCCCTCAGGCGTGTCGAGACTTCTTGGACCTAGCAGAGACTCACAGTAGGAGATGGCAGCGGGCGCTGCAGTATGAGCGAGAGCAGCGTACCCACCTAGAGGAGACCATTGAGCAGCTAGCCAAGCAACATAACAGCCTGGAGCGAGCGTGGAGAGAAGCGCCCACGCTAGCTTCCACCACACCCAGCGCCCCGACCACCAACAAGGGTGAGGATGCGGTCGAATAGTCAAAAAAATGTcatcctctgtctttttctaaaCACTTTTTCTTGACCTTGATGGAAAATATCATGAAGTCAAGGAAATGTGTGAGGGAGAATTCATAAGGGCGTGGGAAAAGACAACTTTTTAGACAGTGTGACTGCATTTACACTAAAATGTATACATTTCCCTcgatgggggatcaataaagtccatcttatgTTACACTAGGCTGTTTAATTATGTGACGGCAGATGTGTGGGTCTGCTGGATGGTGCTTCGCTATAAATGCTTCTGCTGCAAGatgtttcctcctttccttttgtACAGGATGGTCCAGTGTAGGAACCAAAGCATTTAGAGAATTTTACCATGTTATCATGGCTGCCACTTCCAGGTCATTTCACTGTGTTAGTAACTTTCTTTAGCAAAAAAGACTATTCAACCGGAGCCTGAGACTGACTAAAAGTCATGTGTGACCTCCGGCTCATGTTGTAGACACTCCTAATGTGCAGGAAGGACATTTTAAATTGTGTCAGAAGGTTTGGATTAGATTATTGTTAGATTAGAGATGGTAATTACCTTCACCATGTGGTCATGTGGTCTCTGTTCTTCCATTTAtcagctgtttattttcttgtttgttaACCGACATAtcttgaaaacaaaaagctAGGCTCACATAAAATTTTGCTGTGTTCATCCATCCTCCAGGTGGAATAAACCCACTGATTTTGGTGACCCTAACACAACATTTGATACCAAAACAGGAAGTAGTGTGACGTTCCTATAGCACAGCTTAAAGTtagaaggaggaggacacagGTAGAAGATAGGCCTGCAGATGTTAAGTTGCTTAAGATGCTGCCCATGAACCCTGACCTCCTCGTTTTGAGTCCCTTTGGTTTCCTTTAAACATGACAGCAATCTTACTATACCAGTAACCAAGTTGTTTAAGTTGCCTTTACTTAATTATACCCTGAGCATAGAGACAGAACATCAGACAACTTTCATGTGGGTCATTTGCAAAGCGCTGAAAAACAATCTAGGATGTTGTTTTAAGTGTGAGGGCGCTACTATTAAACTACTGTCAGGTCTAACTTTGGCTACATTCATCGGAAAGTACTCTGATTACCTGATAGAAggatttgtgtctgtctgttggaaGCTTTAGTTGATACACAGAACAGTTCACTGAACATACTGAATATTGAATGTTGGATACTGAATATTAGCAGCACACCCTCAGGAACTCACATCATTCAGACTAGTGAACCAACAGGAACATTGCCAATTTTACTAAGCTGATTATTCCTTGATTAATCACCATGGGTATGTGATTATGCGCTGCTCTCCCCTGAACTCTGTGGAATACAAACTCACCATCATGTGATGGTTCTGCTATTTGTGTATGCTCTTTGCATGTACTGACAAATGTATATGTCCTGGCAGTAGGGAGTGAGAGGCTGCACAAAGAAGAGGCgagtgatgaagatgaggataCAGAGTACTTTGATGCCATGGAGGATTCCCCTGCATTTATCACAGTGACTGCCACTgagaacacacagcacaggtCAGTCGCACTCAAGAATCCacgctttttttcttttgagaaaCAGCAGGACAAGTGAAAGGACGAGGGTTTAATTAAGTCTTTATTTAGTCTGCATGTGTAACAACAATAGAGCATTTCTGTGGAAGTCCTAATTTGTCCTAACAGTGAATGTGACAGCTGAACAGGCTTCTGATGGAGGCTCATGGTGGGACAAACTtaacctacacacacaaatcacGGAGTGGTGTGCCCTTCACTCTTGGATTGTGTCGTGTGTCCACTCTGTCTTACACAGATGAAAATAACATAAGGCTCTCACCCCTGTCCGCTCACCTGCTGCAAATGAATTGTTTCTGGTCTCTCAGTACATTTTTATAGTGTATTTGATGCATTAAAGTCATCTCcacttgtttctttctttgctttcttaaAAACGTCCTGAGTTCCTTTAGGGTTTTCTTCCTCATCATTGTTATGGCTCATCTCTTGGAACATGTCCCTCAACTCCAATAGCACCATTAAGAATGATGGAAACTGTCACACAATTCATCTGTAATACCCAGAAaactgtttgctgtgtgtgtgtgtgtgtgtgtgtgtgtgtgtgtgtgtgtgtgtgtgagagagggggtgggAAATCAGAGATAGAGGGACACTCAGTCTGTTTATATGTCCAGTGCTCATTCTAGAAAATATTTTCACTCTGTTCCAGGCGATCGCAGAGTAATTTGAGCGGAGCGAGCGGAGGTCACCCCAATGACTGGAACCAGGACGACCATGTAAGCGTCCGTCCTCCTAACAAGCCTGACTAATAGGACTGACATTTGTGAACACTGCTGACTTTTGTAATCTCAATATAGACTAATTTGTGCTGCTGGATCGCTCATAGCTCATCAATTTATTTATGTAACCGTCTTCACTTGCTACTCTCACAGTCCTCCTTTCCTACCCGACATCTATcccacgctcacacacacacccacgaaCACACACGCATGCCTTGTCTGTTCCTATGGTCTCGCTGACACCCCTGTTGTGCCAAAGATACACAGCTGCATCCTTCCACTAAATCATAATTACCACTCAAACATCTGCTCTTCTCCCCTCAACTCTCtcttgcttcttcttctctgtaacacacatctgtgtcctctgttccctctcctcctgtcctccactTGGCGATATGCTGCCAAGCTGTCCACGAAGTTGAAAGTGTTTCTCAAACTTGTATATATATCGAATATTCTTTTCATAGAAAGTTAAAAGAACACCTTCTcatcctccacccctccctctctaccTAATCCCAGATGTCTCCGAGCTGTAATGATTTGTCAGGGAAGGAGCTGCAGCCCCGCAGACAGAGGCGGACTCATGTCCCAGACAAGCCCAACTACTCCCTCAATTTGTGGAGTATCATGAAGAACTGCATCGGCAAGGAGCTCTCCAAAATCCCCATGCCTGTAAGTGTATGAGATATGGCCTTCCCTCTTGCTGACAGGTTAActtaaacctgtgtgtgtgtgtgtgtgtctcactccTTCTCGATTCTCCTGTTCAGGTAAACTTCAACGAGCCCCTGTCGATGCTGCAGCGTCTCACTGAGGACCTGGAGTATCATGAGCTGCTGGACAAGGCGGCGCGCTGCGACTCCTCCCTGGAGCAGATGTGCCTGGTCGCTGCCTTCTCTGTCTCGTCCTACTCCACCACGGTCCACCGGACAGCCAAGCCCTTCAACCCCCTCCTTGGAGAGACCTACGAGCTCGATCGCCTGGAGGACTTTGGCTACCGCTCGCTGTGTGAGCAGGTAACAGCTGTGGGGGTGTTATGGTTACACGTGGCACACAAACTTACGTACACAACCTTAACCTCTGTTCTCCAAGTTAAGCATTTGCTACTTATATGAACACATTTCCTATATTCTACTTTACCTTTATGTCTATCTTTCCTCTAAGGTGAGCCATCACCCCCCTGCAGCTGCACATCATGTGATTTCCCAACGAGGCTGGACCCTGTGGCAGGAAATCACCATCGCCAGCAAGTTCCGTGGCAAATACCTCTCCATAATGCCTCTGGGTAAGACACTTCATGTTCAGTGGGGAAGCAAACACATGATATATCCTAAGTAAAGGTTCAGTCTGGCACATTTAGCAGCCATACCAGGCAGAGTTTGGTTAAGAAGGACTCCTCTGCCCACTTGAGAGAGGTGCACGACTTTGCTGCTTCCCACACAATCCATAGCCAGAGGAAAAGGTGTGAAAATGAATCAGGAGGGTTTTATGACCCTTTTGACACGTACATAAAGTATGAGTATAAAGGGAGCTCTGTATTGCACTGGGACAGCGGAGAGCAGAGGTCTGTTGACTCAGACAAATGAGAGATTTGATAGATGCAGGTCCAGCCACTGGATGCAGTGGTTTTTATCTTACTTCCTGTGATAAGCCTGCTGTGAGGCGCCATGTAATAGAAAGAATCTCTTAAGTGGAAAGCATTTACGGACAAATACATGTTATCAATCTTACAGGGTTAGGTCACACTGAAAATAGGTGGAAATGTATAGCCTGTGCAAAGGGCATAAATGTGTTCCAGTAGATATGACGTgtttttcagctgctgcagctgtgggtttagcagctgcagcaggtctgtCATTGTAGACTGGTGGCAAAGCTGCTGCGACATTTCTTTACTCTTATAGCCTTTTATCCCTTTCCCTCCCCAGGTGCCATTCACCTGCATTTCCACTCCAGCGGGAACCACTATGTGTGGAGAAAGGTCACCTCCACAGTGCACAACATCATTGTGGGCAAGCTGTGGATTGACCAGGTCTGTACTTCTCATCAACAGCTCCAAACCCACAGCGCTACCTTAGCAACTCTGATCTTGGAGagtgttttctcttcctgtgtTGCAGCAGTTTGTGGTACAGCGGAGCAAAGCGCTGAGAAGAAGGGAATCAGAGCAAAGCCGTTCAGAACATGAATAAGAAGCTTCACGATCTCTGGggatttatctttatctttgaTCTCTAATAACACCCTAAAATAACAGCCTTTTCTTTCTTGGAGATGGCCCAGTTATATAGGGGGAGGGACAAGCTTCACATCTGCATGTCTGTAGTGtgcctcttgttttttttacctgcaggctttttttctttcttctttttccagtTCCCAGTGACCTGCCagtcacagtctgtgtgtttgtgtttgcgttTAAGAGTATCGCAGATCACTTACATCTCTTAATTATTATTCTCAGAAGCACATTGGTGTGTGGAATCAGTGGACAGCTTGGCTACAGAATATCATCTCTGAATTATCATTAAACCAAAGCATAACGAGCTGCCAACATTCAATATTTTACAATCATTCAGTATTTGCTGGATATTACTGACAGTGTTCACGCTGAAGGTACCCGGTGGAGTTTTATGTACGCTCAACATTTTGCACcaaaacacaatgtgtgtgtttttacagtcgTTTTAATTTGAACACTAAGGATACAGTAtagtgtagttttttttcttttagcagaTACATTTGAGATTCTAGTCTAGCAAACAAATACCATCTCTGCATTAATACTAAGTCCTCTCTCCATCTTGAGTTTGTCCACTAAGAAAAATTCTCACCAATAGTTTAACTTTTTCACTCAACTGTTTTGCTTCTTCCATTCAATACTTTTGCCTTCTCCTACCGCCTCCACGCATCACTCTGCTGGCCTCCGGCACAGAACAGGGTCTGCCAAAAAGCTCCGTACCAAACTATGGAAACTATTCTACTACTGCCTTCTCTACTGAATGCCAGCACAATGGCAGACAGTCAGGAGCAAGTGAAGCCAGGAAGGGTGATGTGCACGGCATACTATCACTGAACTGGCATTATAGCAAacactttttcttctgtttttggaaAATGGGACCTAATACAGATTTTCACTATTGACCAACCCCCAGCTGACATCAGTTTGATGACCTGTCGTGCTGTTGTCCATTTTCATCACAGGACACTTTTCTGCCTTTGCTGTTAACGCGCTGTGAAGTCGCTcactctttgtgtgtttgtgtctgtgcagtcAGGGGACATTGAGATTGTGAATCACAGGACCAAAGAGACCTGCCAACTCAAGTTCTCTCCCTACAGTTATTTCTCCAGAGACGTTCCACGGAAGGTAAACACAATCAAAACACTTCTCCACAATGTACCGATACCCGACCTTGGCATGATGTCATACTATGAGAGGTTCATTTGTATGATGCTGCCTCCTGCTGGACACTGCCAAGAAATATACTACTACTTACAGTAGCTTAATATAGTAGTAGCTCACTGTATGAGGTCACATTGCAGTAAGGTAACCTCCTTTGGAGTTGTACCAATTACCTAAAAATGGGGCACAATGCTCCCTTTCCTAGTGACTGATTTGGGATAAGCTCATGGAAACTTACTGGTGTCCTACCTAGGAGAGTGGGCTTGACAGTGTTTAACATTaggaggagaagacaaagtgatACATGTGGAATCACTTCAAGGCAGCTTGCTTTAGTCAGTTCATTCCATATGATGTCTAAGTCCATTCTCTGATTTCCTTTTGCTCTTTCCAGGTGACAGGTGTGGTGGCAGACAGTGGGGGCCAGGCTCACTACATCCTCTCTGGCACGTGGGATGATAAAATAGAGAGTGCCAAGATCATTCAGAGCAGCCGAGGGGGCAGCGGATCAGAGGGCAAACAGAAGACTGTCTACCAGACGCTGTCCCCCAAACTGCTGTGGAAGAAATACCCTCTCCCGTAAGCGCTTGCCTCATCAGCCTCATAATGCAGAGCATTGCAATATTTGAGTCATAGTAGTTGTATAACAGCTGCAATGTTTATTCAGAACCACTGATTGCAGGGCGCCGCACCATGTAACTcgatttcctgtcatctctcagGGAGAACGCTGAGAACATGTACTACTTCTCAGCACTGGCACTGACCCTGAACGAGCCAGAGGAAGGAGTGGGGCCGACCGACAGCCGTCTGAGACCAGACCAGAAGCTGATGGAGGAAGGCCGATGGGACGAGGCAAACTCAGAGAAACAGAGGctagaggagaaacaaagagccgtgaggaggaggagagaagcagaGGCCTCAGACGCTCTGGATGACGGTATGAAATGGGGAAACTGTGGCGTCTAATAGGCAAAGAGCTGCTGACTAagagacagaggcaggcagGGATGATAAAGAAAGACTGAAGTGAGGGGAAAGACGTAGGTTAGTGAAGATAAAGGACAAGGAGAGAAGTAAACTACAACTCAGAGGTGCGTTTCAGTAAAAACTCTCGGGTAGAAGACAAAGATTAGACTTTGTAATGACCTTTTAATACTTTCAGCAGTCTGAATCACTTTACTTTCAGATTCTGGGTCAATTTTACATGAATTCTGCAGCTTTGGCACAGTGTTTTAGTTCCCAATTGCAAGAACAAAGCCTTTTTGATTTGCCCCAGCTTTGAGTCGCACCTCTAGCTAACTTCTCCATAGCAAtggcagctgaggctcatgggatTTGTAATATGTAGAGCTGTCTGCCATACCAaactgatgggaaaaaaaaagccatttctcAGAAACAAAGTTAAAATACTTGAATCTCGTGGCGATAATATGAATCTATAATATTGTAACTATGTAGCTGagtcatttgtttctgtgttaaaGAGCATTAACAATATCATAAAAACATCTGCAGTATGGTACATTTAACATGAGAGGCAGTTTATAGCCATGTGTCAAGGCAGTAATTACAGGGACAAATGACTAAGACAGACCTCAAACCAAAGCTTTacatgaaatgattaattatcAGTGGCTGTTACATTATATTAGCAATTCCTTTCATAATTATGGCCAATTGCTTACGGTCTCCTGATCTTAATGGTTAGGCTCTTATTCCCCTCAGTACAACAAGAGTTGTTGCAGGTCAGAAGGTGTAAAACAACAGAGCTAACAGAAGTAAGACTCGACTTTAGGGAGAGCTCAGGAGACACGTTTCACCCTGGTGgcattcctgtgtgtgtgttgtgcataGACTGGATTGTATTCGATGTACCCATGacttgtctttcttttcctccctctatTGGTGGTCAGAGTGTGATTATGACTCTGGTGAGTGGGGGTTGCCCTGTGCCCCTCTGTTGTGCTTcacccccctacacacacacacacacacacacccacacacacacacacacacacacaccatcctctgtgtgtcctctgtgtggtCTGCCTCTGTGTGGGAACTGCATGATACCCCTCTCATGGCAACTTCTCCAGATAATGACTCAGGAAAAAGTAATTTTTCCTGCAtacatgtgacattttcattcagaGCTGGCCTCAGTAATATGTTACATGGAAGAACAGACACAACTCTAAAATCTTCAAGTGTTCTCAGTTTGCTTTGGTGAAGCCACATTAGCAAGTGATTCATTTGCACTGCATTGTCATCCTGTCTATTCGATTGCTTGTGAGCACTTTTCTGGTGCACAGGCCAACAGTAAGAAAAGTTACGTTATGCTTTGTTCATCCACGTTATAACATGAGCTGTTTGCTAAACACGCTCAGATCATCATGTTTCTAGAAAtatttacaaatcagaaaaacgCAGCTTCTCCGTCTCAGTATTAAGAAACAGATGAATCACACGGTTCAGGCACTTCCAGAGCTTTGATTACAATTTCTTCTCCATGACTGATCCAGGTTTTTGCATTGCACGCATCATGTTCATTTTGAGTTCAACTTGTTCACCGTTACATAAGCACAGTGCACATTTGGAGCTAAATGCAGTAATTGATTGCTTTCCTTACATATGCATATGTATGAAGGCGAATTGATCGCTCAGTAAATTGCCTGCAAGTGTGGCTTCTCCACTAGAGCGCGATTAAATTGCGGCGATCGAGTAACAGCCGTTCTTATTCCCACAGGGAGAGAATACGAAGGCTACCAGCCGCTGTGGTTTCACCAGAGGAGGGACTCAATCACTGGAGAGACAAACTTTGTGTACAAGGGAGGTTACTGGGAGGCGAAGGAAAGGCGGGACTGGAGCATGTGTCCTGACATCTTCTAACCCAGGAACTCACCCCGGATCACTCCTAACCTCATCAGACAGGGAACTGCTCTGCCTCCGGTCCTTAAGCAACGGGGCGTAGCTGGCTTGTGAGCACCATGTGGACCTTTGTGAGCACGAGAATGTGtatgtttctcacacacacacacacacacacacacactctctcggATTACACTGTACCTCCAAACGCGCACTCTCACTCTGCTTTTACTATGGGGGGGAGAAAGGAGGGGCGTTCCCCGAGTCGTCCTCTTCGACACTATACTGAAACAGCAGTGAGATGATGTGTGGATGTGGGGTGGTGATGGAGATGTAACGCCAATAAGGGCACCTGCACACTCCTGGAATCAGGTGCTCTCTAAGTCCTTCTCACAATGCACTTTTCACAACGCATCCCCGTTAAGAGTTTTGCCGATTAGACAGAATCATATCAAAGCCGATGGTGATTACAGACGACTAACAGGGACATAAACAGGCCCAC comes from Pempheris klunzingeri isolate RE-2024b chromosome 7, fPemKlu1.hap1, whole genome shotgun sequence and encodes:
- the osbp2b gene encoding oxysterol-binding protein 2 isoform X2; translation: MSEQGKGSASASAAAPAPGSDTYKGWLFKWTNYLKGYQRRWFVLSNGLLSYYRTQAEMAHTCRGTINLATAHIDTEDACNIVLSSGGRTYHLKASTEVERQRWVTALELAKAKAIRMMNDQSDDSGDEEPTSQSDRSEIQGTLKILVSKLDDLSTCNDLIAKHGAALQRSLSELEGLKVPVEGGEKIKAVNERATLFRITSNAMINACRDFLDLAETHSRRWQRALQYEREQRTHLEETIEQLAKQHNSLERAWREAPTLASTTPSAPTTNKGSERLHKEEASDEDEDTEYFDAMEDSPAFITVTATENTQHRRSQSNLSGASGGHPNDWNQDDHMSPSCNDLSGKELQPRRQRRTHVPDKPNYSLNLWSIMKNCIGKELSKIPMPVNFNEPLSMLQRLTEDLEYHELLDKAARCDSSLEQMCLVAAFSVSSYSTTVHRTAKPFNPLLGETYELDRLEDFGYRSLCEQVSHHPPAAAHHVISQRGWTLWQEITIASKFRGKYLSIMPLGAIHLHFHSSGNHYVWRKVTSTVHNIIVGKLWIDQSGDIEIVNHRTKETCQLKFSPYSYFSRDVPRKVTGVVADSGGQAHYILSGTWDDKIESAKIIQSSRGGSGSEGKQKTVYQTLSPKLLWKKYPLPENAENMYYFSALALTLNEPEEGVGPTDSRLRPDQKLMEEGRWDEANSEKQRLEEKQRAVRRRREAEASDALDDGREYEGYQPLWFHQRRDSITGETNFVYKGGYWEAKERRDWSMCPDIF
- the osbp2b gene encoding oxysterol-binding protein 2 isoform X1; protein product: MSEQGKGSASASAAAPAPGSDTYKGWLFKWTNYLKGYQRRWFVLSNGLLSYYRTQAEMAHTCRGTINLATAHIDTEDACNIVLSSGGRTYHLKASTEVERQRWVTALELAKAKAIRMMNDQSDDSGDEEPTSQSDRSEIQGTLKILVSKLDDLSTCNDLIAKHGAALQRSLSELEGLKVPVEGGEKIKAVNERATLFRITSNAMINACRDFLDLAETHSRRWQRALQYEREQRTHLEETIEQLAKQHNSLERAWREAPTLASTTPSAPTTNKVGSERLHKEEASDEDEDTEYFDAMEDSPAFITVTATENTQHRRSQSNLSGASGGHPNDWNQDDHMSPSCNDLSGKELQPRRQRRTHVPDKPNYSLNLWSIMKNCIGKELSKIPMPVNFNEPLSMLQRLTEDLEYHELLDKAARCDSSLEQMCLVAAFSVSSYSTTVHRTAKPFNPLLGETYELDRLEDFGYRSLCEQVSHHPPAAAHHVISQRGWTLWQEITIASKFRGKYLSIMPLGAIHLHFHSSGNHYVWRKVTSTVHNIIVGKLWIDQSGDIEIVNHRTKETCQLKFSPYSYFSRDVPRKVTGVVADSGGQAHYILSGTWDDKIESAKIIQSSRGGSGSEGKQKTVYQTLSPKLLWKKYPLPENAENMYYFSALALTLNEPEEGVGPTDSRLRPDQKLMEEGRWDEANSEKQRLEEKQRAVRRRREAEASDALDDGREYEGYQPLWFHQRRDSITGETNFVYKGGYWEAKERRDWSMCPDIF